A region of Chiroxiphia lanceolata isolate bChiLan1 chromosome 23, bChiLan1.pri, whole genome shotgun sequence DNA encodes the following proteins:
- the IGSF9B gene encoding protein turtle homolog B isoform X5: MIWYVAALVASVLGARGLPVQGALGSREEPEFVTARAGESVILPCDVIHPLTGQPPPYVVEWFKFGVPIPIFIKFGFYPPHVDPEYAGRASLHDKASLRIEQVRSEDQGWYECKVLMLDQQYDTFHNGSWVHLTVQAPPTFTETPPQYVEAKEGSSVTLTCMAFGNPKPIVTWLREGDLLGDNGKYQVSDGSLTVLSISREDRGAYTCRAYSIQGEAVHTTRLLVQGPPFIVSPPENITVNISQDALFTCQAEAYPGNLTYLWYWEEENVYFKNDLKLRVRILIDGTLIIFHVKPEDSGKYTCIPSNSLGRSPSASAYLTVQYPARVVNMPPVIYVPIGIHGYIRCPVEAEPPVTLVKWNKDGRPLRIEKYAGWNLLEDGSIRIEEATEDALGTYTCVPYNALGTMGQSPPARLVLKDPPYFTVLPGWEYRQEAGRELLIPCAAAGDPFPIIAWRKVLSETGEPSALPRPERPDPLPVAGGVPWAAQVGKPSRSKHNTLPGGTLQIRSLGKDDHGEWECVATNIVASITASTHLTVVGTSPHAPTSVHVVAAMTSANVSWEPGYDGGYEQTFSVWYGPLMKRAQFGPHDWLSLPVPAGSSWLLVDTLEPETAYQFSVLAQNKLGTSSFSEVVTVNTLAFPVTTPEPLVLVTPPRCLTANRTQQGVLLSWLPPANHSFPIDRYIMEFRVAERWEILDDGIPGTEGEFFAKDLSLDTWYEFRVLAVMQDLISEPSNVAGVSSTDVFPQPDLTDEGLARPVLAGIVATICFLAAAILFSTLAACFVNKQRKRKLKRKKDPPLSITHCRKSLESPLSSGKVSPESIRTLRPPSESSDDQGPQAKRMLSPTKEKELSLYKKTKRAISSKKYSVSKAEAEAEATTPIELISRGPDGRFVMDPAEMEPSLKTRRIEGFPFVEETDMYPEFRQSDEENDDPVVPTSVTALKAQLTPLSSSQESYLQPPAYSPRFHRALEGPGALQATGQARPPAPRAFHHQFYGYLSSSSPGEVDPPPFYMPEVSPLSSVMSSPPLPPEGPFGHPTIPEENGENASNSTLPLAQTPTGGRSPEPWGRAEFPFGSLELAPAPFPHQLQPCEAAEGSQPTGCLPRGPPPSSLQVVPASYSGILPLEAPKSWTGKSPGRGQSSVPATTKWQDKPMQPMGCQGQLRHTSQGMGIPVLPYHEPSEPVGPSGTSTFSLDTRWYEPQPRPRPSPRQVRRAEPSLHQVVLQPSRLSPLTQSPLSSRNSSPELTARARPRPGLIQQTEVSEITLQPPAAVSFSRKSTPSSTGSPAPSSRGDSPSFRPTTAFTPVGTGFSNSQGSSLPVDTMDVFGDIPSPRRAGEEILQPEPTSTTTVAATGYLGSVVETSFSSAQ, from the exons GTGCCCTCGGCTCGAGGGAGGAGCCCGAGTTCGTGACCGCTCGCGCTGGCGAGAGCGTGATCCTGCCATGCGACGTGATCCACCCGCTCACGGGACAGCCCCCTCCCTATGTCGTGGAGTGGTTCAAGTTCGGCGTCCCCATCCCCATCTTCATCAAGTTTGGGTTTTACCCTCCCCATGTCGACCCAGAGTATGCCG GCCGGGCCAGCCTGCACGACAAAGCCTCCCTGCGCATTGAGCAGGTGCGCTCCGAGGACCAGGGCTGGTACGAGTGCAAAGTGCTCATGCTGGACCAGCAGTACGACACCTTCCACAACGGCAGCTGGGTCCACCTCACGGTGCAGG CTCCCCCCACCTTCACGGAGACCCCGCCGCAGTACGTAGAGGCGAAGGAGGGCAGCAGTGTCACCCTGACCTGCATGGCGTTCGGGAACCCCAAGCCCATTGTCACCTGGCTGAGAGAGGGAGACCTTTTGGGTGACAATGGCAAGTACCAG GTGAGCGACGGGAGCCTTACGGTGCTCTCCATCAGCCGGGAGGACAGAGGTGCCTACACCTGCCGGGCGTACAGCATCCAGGGGGAGGCCGTGCACACCACGCGCCTGCTCGTTCAAG gACCTCCCTTTATCGTTTCCCCTCCGGAGAACATCACAGTCAACATCTCCCAGGATGCACTCTTCACCTGCCAGGCCGAGGCGTACCCCGGGAACCTCACCTACCTGTGGTACTGGGAGGAGGAGAACGTCTACTTCAAGAA CGACCTGAAGTTGAGGGTGCGGATCCTGATCGACGGGACGCTCATTATTTTCCATGTCAAGCCAGAGGATTCTGGAAAATACACCTGTATCCCCAGCAACAGCCTGGGCCGCTCCCCATCAGCCTCTGCCTACCTGACAGTGCAGT atCCTGCCCGTGTGGTGAACATGCCCCCTGTCATCTACGTTCCCATCGGGATACACGGATACATCCGCTGCCCGGTCGAGGCAGAGCCCCCGGTCACGCTGGTCAAGTGGAACAAGGACGGGCGTCCCCTGCGAATCGAGAAG taTGCTGGCTGGAACCTGCTGGAGGACGGGTCGATCCGGATAGAGGAGGCAACTGAAGACGCTCTCGGCACTTACACCTGTGTGCCTTATAACGCCCTGGGTACGATGGGCCAGTCTCCCCCTGCCCGACTGGTACTGAAG GACCCCCCCTATTTCACGGTGCTACCAGGCTGGGAGTACAGacaggaggcagggagggagctgttGATTCCTTGCGCTGCTGCCGGAGACCCCTTTCCCATCATCGCCTGGAGAAAG GTCCTCTCGGAAACGGGGGAACCGTCTGCCTTGCCACGACCGGAGAGACCGGATCCCCTGCCGGTGGCCGGCGGTGTCCCCTGGGCCGCGCAG GTAGGGAAGCCCAGCAGGAGCAAGCACAACACGCTGCCCGGCGGCACCCTGCAGATCCGCTCCCTCGGCAAGGACGACCACGGAGAGTGGGAGTGCGTCGCCACCAACATCGTCGCAAGCATTACTGCCAGCACCCACCTTACCGTCGTAG gcacaAGCCCTCACGCCCCAACCAGCGTGCACGTCGTGGCCGCCATGACCTCAGCCAACGTCTCCTGGGAGCCCGGCTACGACGGTGGATACGAGCAGACTTTCTCAGTTTGGTACGGCCCTCT GATGAAGAGAGCCCAGTTTGGTCCCCATGACTGGCTgtctctccctgtgccagctggttCCAGTTGGCTACTGGTGGATACCTTGGAACCAGAGACTGCTTACCAGTTCAGTGTCTTGGCTCAAAACAAGCTGGGCACCAGCTCCTTCAGTGAGGTGGTCACTGTGAACACTCTAG catTCCCTGTAACAACTCCAGAGCCTCTGGTGTTGGTTACCCCACCGAGGTGCCTAACAGCCAACCGGACACAGCAAGGCGTCCTCCTGTCGTGGCTCCCTCCCGCCAACCACAGCTTCCCCATCGACCGCTACATCATGGAATTCCGCGTCGCCGAGAGGTGGGAGATCTTGGACGACGGCATCCCAGGGACCGAGGGCGAGTTTTTTGCCAAGGACTTGTCCCTG GACACCTGGTACGAGTTCCGTGTCCTGGCGGTCATGCAGGATCTCATCAGCGAACCCAGCAACGTCGCTGGGGTGTCCAGTACAG ACGTATTCCCTCAGCCTGACCTGACGGACGAGGGTCTAGCCCGCCCGGTGCTGGCTGGCATCGTTGCCACCATCTGCTTCCTGGCTGCTGCCATCCTCTTCAGCACACTCGCCGCCTGCTTCGTCAACAAGCAACGCAAACGCAAGCTCAAGCGCAAGAAAG ACCCTCCTCTCTCGATAACCCACTGCAGGAAGAGTTTGGAGTCCCC GTTGTCTTCAGGCAAGGTGAGTCCCGAGAGCATCCGCACGCTCCGTCCCCCCTCGGAGTCCTCTGACGACCAGGGTCCGCAGGCCAAGCGGATGCTGAGCCCCACCAAGGAGAAGGAGCTCTCCCTTTACAAGAAGACCAAACGAGCCATCAGCAGCAAGAAGTACAGCGTCTCCAAGGCGGAGGCCGAAGCCGAGGCCACCACCCCGATCGAGCTCATCAGCCGCGGGCCCGACGGCCGCTTCGTCATGGACCCGGCGGAGATGGAGCCCTCCCTGAAGACGCGGCGGATCGAGGGCTTCCCCTTCGTGGAGGAGACGGACATGTACCCCGAGTTCAGGCAGTCGGACGAGGAGAACGACGACCCCGTCGTCCCCACCTCCGTGACCGCCCTGAAAGCGCAGCTCACCCCTCTCTCCTCCAGCCAGGAGTCCTACCTTCAGCCACCAGCATACAGCCCCCGGTTCCACCGGGCGCTGGAGGGTCCCGGCGCCCTGCAGGCCACGGGCCAGGCCCGCCCGCCGGCCCCCCGGGCTTTCCACCACCAGTTTTACGGTtacctcagcagcagcagccccggggAGGTGGACCCGCCGCCCTTCTACATGCCAGAAGTCAGCCCGCTGAGCTCAGTCATGTCCTCCCCGCCGCTGCCCCCCGAGGGGCCCTTCGGACACCCCACCATCCCCGAGGAGAACGGGGAGAACGCCTCCAACAGCACGCTGCCCCTGGCCCAGACCCCCACGGGGGGCCGGTCCCCCGAGCCCTGGGGCAGGGCCGAGTTCCCCTTCGGCAGCCTGGAGCTGGCCCCCGCGCCGTTCCcccaccagctccagccctgcgAGGCAGCTGAGGGCTCCCAGCCCACCGGCTGCCTTCCTCGGGGGCcgcccccctcctccctccaggtGGTCCCCGCGTCCTACTCGGGCATCCTGCCCCTGGAGGCACCAAAGAGCTGGACCGGCAAGTCACCGGGCAGGGGTCAATCCTCCGTGCCCGCTACCACCAAGTGGCAGGACAAACCTATGCAACCCATGGGATGTCAAGGGCAGCTAAGACATACCAGCCAAGGTATGGGCATACCCGTGTTGCCTTACCACGAACCGTCCGAGCCCGTCGGCCCCAGCGGCACAAGCACATTCAGCCTGGACACCAGGTGGTACGAGCCCCAACCCCGACCTCGGCCCAGCCCTCGGCAGGTCAGGAGGGCTGAGCCCAGTTTACATCAGGTGGTGCTACAACCTTCAAGGCTTTCTCCTCTGACCCAAAGTCCCCTCAGCTCCCGCAACAGCTCCCCGGAGCTGACcgcccgcgcccggccccggccgggCCTCATCCAGCAGACGGAGGTGTCGGAGATCACGCTGCAGCCGCCCGCGGCCGTCAGCTTCTCCCGCAAATCCACGCCGTCGTCGACGGGATCCCCCGCGCCCAGCAGCCGGGGGGACAGCCCCAGCTTCCGACCGACCACCGCCTTCACCCCCGTGGGCACTGGCTTCTCCAACTCCCAGGGCTCCTCCCTGCCCGTGGACACCATGGATGTTTTCGGAGACATCCCCTCTCCGAGGAGGGCTGGCGAGGAGATTCTCCAACCGGAGCCGACATCCACCACCACGGTAGCCGCCACGGG CTATCTGGGCAGTGTTGTCGAGACAAGCTTCTCCTCAGCTCAATAG